From Deltaproteobacteria bacterium HGW-Deltaproteobacteria-18, the proteins below share one genomic window:
- a CDS encoding branched-chain amino acid ABC transporter permease codes for MEEFFQQLTNGLAVGGIYALIALGYTMVYGVLKLINFAHGDLFTIGAYLGLTLLVSMGLFDKIGPLPAVILLAIMVMILVAIIGAILERVAYRPLRQSPRLSAVVSALGASIFFQNAIMAIYSPKFLVYPHNILPKTAVNIMGLDIPVMRIIMFATSLVLMAALYFFIQKTKIGTAIRAAAIDQGAAKLMGINVDRVIMLVFCIGPALGGAAGLMVGLYYGQINFSMGWMFGLKAFTAAILGGIGNIPGAMVGGLLLGVIEALGAAYISIAWKDAIAFCVLILILIVRPTGLLGERVAEKV; via the coding sequence ATGGAAGAATTTTTTCAACAACTGACCAATGGACTGGCCGTCGGGGGCATTTATGCCCTGATCGCCCTCGGGTATACCATGGTCTACGGGGTCCTGAAGCTGATCAATTTCGCCCACGGCGATCTTTTCACCATCGGTGCCTACCTAGGCCTGACCCTGCTCGTCTCCATGGGCCTCTTCGACAAGATCGGACCGCTGCCCGCCGTGATCCTGCTGGCCATCATGGTCATGATCCTGGTCGCCATCATCGGCGCGATACTGGAACGCGTGGCCTATCGGCCCCTTCGCCAGTCGCCCCGGCTTTCAGCCGTGGTCTCCGCCCTTGGCGCGTCCATCTTCTTTCAGAATGCGATCATGGCCATCTACAGCCCCAAGTTCCTGGTCTATCCGCACAACATCCTGCCGAAGACGGCCGTGAACATCATGGGCCTGGACATCCCGGTCATGCGCATCATCATGTTCGCGACGTCCCTTGTGCTCATGGCGGCGCTGTATTTCTTCATCCAGAAGACCAAGATCGGCACGGCCATCCGGGCCGCAGCCATCGATCAGGGCGCAGCCAAGCTCATGGGCATCAACGTTGACCGGGTCATCATGCTGGTCTTCTGCATCGGCCCGGCGCTTGGCGGTGCGGCCGGGCTCATGGTCGGCCTGTATTACGGGCAGATCAATTTCAGCATGGGCTGGATGTTCGGCCTCAAAGCCTTCACTGCAGCCATCCTGGGCGGCATCGGCAACATTCCCGGAGCCATGGTCGGCGGCTTGCTGCTGGGCGTCATCGAAGCTCTCGGCGCGGCGTACATTTCCATCGCCTGGAAAGACGCCATCGCTTTTTGCGTCTTGATCCTGATCCTCATTGTCCGGCCCACGGGCCTTCTAGGAGAAAGGGTGGCTGAAAAAGTATGA
- a CDS encoding branched-chain amino acid ABC transporter permease, translating to MKSRNMLYYLIFSLLMASCPLFLNAYWTDVFNNVGLYAILALSLNVILGHAGLFHMGHAAFYAIGAYTTAILNTMFGIPVLWSMPLAGIMAGIFAMIVARPIIHLRGDYLLIVTIGIVEIVRIALINNVFDITGGANGIFGISRPTVFGYKISKPDQFFYLIWGFAAITIFLLLRLEHSRFGRALMYIKEDEVAAGGSGINVAHHKLVAFIIGAVWAGMCGTIYASKMTIIAPESFSFAESVVLFTIVILGGAGSIPGVILGAFLLVGLPELFRGLAEYRMLVFGAAMVLMMIFRNQGLLPPGPKNYDVASLLPAGGRK from the coding sequence ATGAAATCACGCAACATGCTCTACTACTTAATTTTTTCTCTGCTCATGGCCTCCTGCCCCCTGTTCCTGAACGCATACTGGACCGACGTCTTCAACAACGTCGGACTCTACGCCATTCTGGCCCTGAGCCTCAATGTCATCCTTGGTCATGCCGGCCTTTTCCACATGGGACACGCCGCGTTTTACGCCATCGGCGCCTACACCACAGCCATCCTGAACACCATGTTCGGCATTCCCGTGCTGTGGAGCATGCCTCTGGCCGGAATAATGGCCGGAATCTTCGCCATGATCGTGGCCAGGCCCATCATTCACCTGCGTGGGGACTATCTTCTGATCGTCACCATCGGCATCGTCGAGATCGTGCGCATCGCGCTCATCAACAACGTCTTCGACATCACCGGCGGTGCCAACGGCATCTTCGGCATCAGCCGGCCGACTGTCTTCGGGTACAAGATATCCAAACCCGACCAGTTTTTTTACCTGATCTGGGGATTTGCGGCCATTACCATTTTTCTCCTCTTGCGACTTGAACATTCCCGTTTCGGACGGGCGCTCATGTACATCAAGGAAGATGAAGTGGCTGCCGGAGGAAGCGGCATCAACGTCGCCCATCACAAGCTTGTGGCCTTCATCATCGGCGCGGTGTGGGCCGGCATGTGCGGGACCATCTACGCATCGAAGATGACCATCATCGCTCCGGAATCATTTTCCTTCGCGGAGTCCGTCGTACTCTTCACCATCGTCATCCTGGGCGGTGCGGGGAGCATTCCCGGCGTTATCCTGGGAGCGTTCCTGCTGGTCGGACTGCCCGAACTGTTTCGCGGTCTGGCCGAATACCGCATGCTGGTCTTTGGCGCGGCCATGGTGCTCATGATGATCTTCAGGAACCAGGGCCTGCTTCCGCCCGGACCCAAGAATTATGACGTCGCCAGCCTTCTGCCCGCCGGAGGTCGAAAATGA
- a CDS encoding ABC transporter ATP-binding protein: MTLLSIENLSKNFGGLMAVNEVSFDVEAGSIVGLIGPNGAGKTTVFNLITGNYQPNTGTVLFDGQNLVGLPTHTIVERGIARTFQTIRLFQNMSVLENVLAGGHCRMQSGSLAAMFRTPAQRREEHESMRQAMAELEFVGLAHEWKNKAKNLSYGNQRLLEIARALATQPKLIVLDEPAGGMNDQETHDLIRLIRAIQDRGITVLLIEHDMGLVMRVCSSLVVLEHGAKIASGTPAEIQANPRVIEAYLGVDSDE; encoded by the coding sequence ATGACGCTGCTCTCCATAGAAAACCTGAGCAAGAACTTTGGCGGCCTCATGGCTGTCAACGAGGTTTCCTTTGATGTCGAGGCGGGCAGCATCGTCGGTCTCATCGGGCCCAACGGTGCCGGGAAAACCACCGTATTCAATCTCATCACCGGCAACTACCAGCCCAACACGGGCACGGTCCTCTTCGACGGTCAGAACCTTGTAGGCCTGCCCACCCACACCATAGTTGAGCGGGGCATCGCCCGCACCTTCCAGACCATTCGCCTGTTCCAGAACATGAGCGTCCTTGAAAACGTGCTCGCGGGCGGACATTGCCGCATGCAGTCGGGCTCGCTGGCGGCCATGTTCCGCACTCCGGCCCAGCGACGCGAGGAACACGAGTCCATGCGTCAGGCCATGGCCGAACTGGAATTCGTGGGCCTGGCCCACGAATGGAAGAACAAGGCCAAGAACTTGTCCTACGGCAACCAAAGACTCCTTGAAATCGCCCGCGCCCTGGCCACCCAGCCCAAGCTCATTGTGCTTGACGAACCGGCTGGCGGCATGAACGACCAGGAAACCCATGATCTCATTCGCCTGATCCGCGCCATCCAGGATCGAGGCATCACGGTCCTCCTGATCGAACACGACATGGGCCTGGTCATGCGTGTCTGCTCATCCCTGGTCGTGCTTGAGCACGGTGCAAAAATTGCGTCCGGCACGCCCGCCGAGATCCAGGCAAACCCGCGTGTCATCGAAGCCTACCTCGGTGTCGACTCCGACGAATAA
- a CDS encoding ABC transporter ATP-binding protein, which produces MLLKIENLRVNYGNVEALHGINLEVEEGEIVTILGANGAGKSTTLNAISGLVNITGGTIFFRDTALHKMPAHEIVKHKITQSPEGRRVFTTLTVQENLILGAFTSTNTERIQNSLKWIYQLFPRLHERRKQMAGTLSGGEQQMLAIGRALMANPKILLLDEPSLGLAPILVKSIFDTVKEINKTGVTVILVEQNAKAALKLAHRGYVMEVGNIVLADSAANLLKNEQVQQAYLGGGH; this is translated from the coding sequence ATGCTGCTCAAAATTGAAAACCTGCGCGTGAACTATGGCAACGTCGAAGCCCTGCACGGGATCAACCTCGAAGTTGAAGAAGGGGAAATCGTAACCATACTCGGTGCCAACGGTGCCGGGAAATCGACCACGCTCAATGCCATCAGCGGACTGGTCAACATTACCGGGGGAACGATCTTCTTCCGCGACACGGCCCTGCACAAGATGCCTGCGCATGAAATCGTGAAACACAAGATCACCCAGAGTCCCGAAGGACGCCGCGTCTTCACGACCCTGACCGTGCAGGAGAACCTCATTCTGGGCGCGTTCACGTCCACCAACACCGAGCGAATCCAGAATAGCCTGAAGTGGATATATCAGCTTTTTCCGCGCCTCCATGAACGACGCAAGCAGATGGCGGGAACCTTGAGCGGGGGCGAACAGCAGATGCTGGCCATAGGCCGGGCGCTGATGGCCAACCCCAAGATCCTGCTTCTCGACGAACCAAGTCTTGGCCTGGCCCCGATCCTGGTCAAATCCATCTTTGACACCGTCAAGGAAATCAACAAGACCGGGGTGACCGTCATCCTGGTCGAACAGAATGCCAAGGCCGCCCTCAAACTGGCCCACAGGGGCTACGTCATGGAAGTAGGCAACATCGTGCTGGCTGATTCGGCAGCCAACCTGCTCAAGAACGAACAGGTGCAGCAGGCATATCTGGGCGGAGGGCATTAG
- a CDS encoding EVE domain-containing protein has translation MKYWLMKTEPGCFSIDDLAAASGQTSSWDGVRNFQARNFMRDQMSLGDLILFYHSVKNPGVVGIARVVRESYPDHTAFNPEDQHFDPRSTPENPLWFMVDVQFVEKFLHPVPLGSLRGVKGLEGMELLKKGSRLSVMPVTEEEFGIVARLGRQ, from the coding sequence ATGAAATACTGGTTGATGAAGACCGAGCCGGGATGTTTTTCCATCGATGATCTGGCGGCCGCATCCGGACAGACGTCGAGCTGGGATGGCGTGCGCAATTTCCAGGCGCGCAATTTCATGCGCGACCAGATGAGCCTGGGCGATCTGATCCTTTTTTATCACAGCGTAAAAAATCCTGGAGTGGTGGGCATCGCCAGGGTGGTGCGCGAAAGTTACCCCGACCATACGGCTTTTAATCCTGAGGATCAGCACTTTGATCCCCGTTCTACGCCCGAAAACCCGTTGTGGTTCATGGTCGATGTGCAGTTCGTTGAGAAATTTTTGCATCCGGTCCCGCTTGGTTCGTTGCGCGGTGTGAAAGGACTTGAAGGGATGGAACTTTTAAAAAAAGGTTCACGTCTGTCAGTCATGCCCGTGACGGAAGAAGAATTCGGGATAGTCGCCCGTCTTGGGCGGCAGTGA